From the Malus domestica chromosome 17, GDT2T_hap1 genome, one window contains:
- the LOC103405127 gene encoding DNA damage-repair/toleration protein DRT100-like, whose protein sequence is MAKPHSHSPHPLSLLLLLLSLLTPSLQRTQKLSPVDLRALIAIKNSLTDVPSRRGSPAAFFSTWDFSAPDPCSTFSGLTCASGRITTLTLGTGLSDSRGLAGSLPPSIADLTELTQLILFPGIVTGPIPFQLGWLASLRVISLTNNRLTGPIPQSLSLLTNLHTLDLSYNSLAGPIPPGLTQLSNLKVLILASNSLSGEVPYNVSSQLLHLDFNRNGLTGPLPPSLPTTLRYVSLSENDMSGPIGSVFDSLADLVHLNLGSNRLSGPLPQTLFRTTLQSLLLQRNNLSGWVPQAGSQPPLYGEGSIVDLSHNAITGELSPILAGVESLYLNNNRLIGTVPREYVKSVYVGTTRTLYLQHNYISRFPVEPGSMLPNTVSLCLSYNCMVPPVGMEACPASAGTELSRPASQCSVFNYG, encoded by the coding sequence ATGGCCAAACCACACTCTCACTCCCCACACCCACTCtcactcctcctcctcctcctctcactCCTCACTCCCTCCCTCCAACGAACCCAGAAACTCTCCCCCGTCGATCTCCGCGCCCTCATCGCAATCAAAAACTCTCTCACCGACGTCCCTTCCCGCCGTGGCTCCCCCGCCGCATTCTTCTCCACCTGGGACTTCTCCGCCCCCGACCCCTGCTCCACCTTCTCCGGCCTCACCTGCGCTTCCGGCCGAATCACTACCCTCACCCTCGGCACTGGCCTCTCCGACTCCCGCGGTCTTGCCGGGTCGCTCCCGCCCTCCATCGCCGACCTCACTGAGTTAACTCAGCTCATCCTCTTCCCCGGAATCGTCACCGGTCCGATCCCGTTTCAGCTCGGCTGGCTCGCCAGCCTCCGTGTCATCTCCCTAACCAACAACCGTCTCACCGGCCCGATTCCTcagtccctctctctcctcaccAATCTCCACACCCTCGACCTCAGCTACAACAGCCTCGCTGGCCCTATCCCGCCCGGTTTGACCCAGTTATCCAACCTCAAGGTCCTGATCCTCGCATCCAATTCCCTCTCCGGCGAGGTCCCCTACAACGTGTCGTCCCAGCTACTTCACTTGGACTTCAACCGCAACGGCCTCACCGGCCCGTTACCACCCTCTCTCCCGACGACCCTCCGTTACGTGTCGCTCTCGGAAAACGACATGTCGGGCCCCATCGGCTCCGTCTTTGACTCGCTCGCCGATTTAGTCCACCTCAATCTCGGGTCCAACCGTTTAAGTGGGCCTCTCCCTCAAACTCTGTTCCGCACGACCCTCCAGTCCCTTCTGTTGCAACGGAACAATCTCTCGGGGTGGGTCCCGCAAGCAGGGTCCCAGCCCCCATTGTACGGTGAGGGTTCGATCGTGGATTTGAGCCACAATGCCATAACGGGTGAGCTGTCGCCGATCTTGGCGGGCGTGGAGAGCTTGTATTTGAATAACAACCGTCTGATCGGAACGGTGCCGAGGGAGTACGTTAAGAGCGTTTACGTGGGGACCACCAGAACGCTGTACCTGCAGCACAATTACATTTCCCGGTTCCCGGTCGAGCCCGGGTCGATGTTGCCCAATACAGTGTCGTTGTGCTTGAGTTACAACTGCATGGTGCCGCCCGTGGGGATGGAGGCGTGCCCGGCCAGCGCAGGAACGGAGCTGTCCCGGCCGGCATCGCAGTGTTCGGTGTTTAACTACGGCTAA